The following proteins are encoded in a genomic region of Dokdonia donghaensis DSW-1:
- a CDS encoding GNAT family N-acetyltransferase: protein MDKVALDFKIKKFEFLNTSELYDILQLRAEVFVVEQDCVYQDVDGKDQDAVHVMGYKNEKLVAYTRIFGPGAYFENASIGRVVVQENERLHTYGYDLMNTSIEAVERYYDETTIKISAQTYLKRFYNNLGFKEVGEGYLEDGIPHIGMLKN, encoded by the coding sequence ATGGACAAAGTCGCCCTTGATTTTAAAATCAAAAAGTTTGAATTTCTTAATACGAGCGAGTTGTACGATATACTTCAACTTAGAGCTGAGGTTTTTGTAGTGGAGCAAGACTGCGTGTATCAAGATGTTGATGGTAAAGATCAAGATGCCGTACACGTGATGGGTTATAAAAACGAAAAGCTAGTCGCATATACCAGAATTTTTGGACCAGGAGCCTATTTTGAAAATGCCAGTATAGGTAGGGTAGTAGTGCAAGAAAATGAACGCTTGCACACTTACGGTTATGACTTAATGAACACATCTATAGAAGCTGTAGAGCGGTATTATGATGAGACAACCATAAAAATATCTGCTCAAACGTATCTCAAACGTTTTTACAACAATCTTGGTTTTAAAGAAGTAGGTGAGGGCTATCTAGAAGATGGTATTCCTCATATTGGGATGCTGAAAAACTAA
- the rpiB gene encoding ribose 5-phosphate isomerase B, translating to MKISIGNDHAGPSYKNVIVKFLKEAGHTVSNYGTDTPDSVDYPDFGHPVATDVEEGKADFGIVICGSGNGIAMTVNKHQGVRAALCWIKEIAILAREHNNANVIAIPARYTSEMQALEMVKVFITTEFEGGRHQRRVDKIACN from the coding sequence ATGAAAATCTCTATAGGAAACGATCACGCAGGACCTAGTTATAAGAATGTTATTGTCAAGTTTTTAAAAGAAGCTGGACATACTGTTAGTAATTATGGTACAGACACACCAGATAGTGTAGACTATCCAGACTTTGGACATCCTGTTGCAACAGATGTAGAGGAGGGTAAGGCAGATTTTGGTATTGTTATATGTGGTAGTGGTAACGGTATTGCAATGACTGTTAATAAGCATCAAGGTGTACGTGCGGCACTATGCTGGATAAAAGAGATTGCCATTCTTGCACGTGAGCATAACAATGCAAATGTAATAGCGATACCAGCACGCTACACTTCAGAAATGCAGGCGCTTGAGATGGTAAAAGTATTTATTACTACAGAGTTTGAAGGAGGTCGCCACCAGAGACGTGTAGATAAAATAGCTTGTAACTAG
- the rnr gene encoding ribonuclease R gives MNKKKRRRGPGKITNLSERILKILKADHHKTYNYKRIAAKLDVDDPSSRNQIIKNLQQLKAKEQIVEEGRGQFKIAANKNYHTGILDVSGKGGGYVMVDDLEQDIYVPPHHLNKALNGDEVEVYIYRQRRSKKHEGEITKIIKRKTEEFVGVVKLQKKFAFVLTSESNKMYTDIFVPLKKIGDAQDGDKVVVTIEDWPEKADSPYGKITKVLGKPGEHNTEIHSILAQYGLPYEFPKEVEEYANKIDTSIKEEEIAKRRDMRDVLTYTIDPKDAKDFDDALSFQKLENGNYEVGVHIADVSHYLVPDTILDDEAYERATSVYLVDRVVPMLPEILSNGACSLRPNEEKYTFSAVFEMVPETSKIVNSWFGRTVTYSDARFAYEEAQAIIESRSNIIPAAVSLTGEEYTVTNELVEATLELDRLAKIMRRQRMKDGAISFDKVEVKFNLDDDANPTGVFFKTSKDANKLIEEFMLLANRKVSEFIGKQRPKKTFVYRIHDEPNDEKLASLEKVVGKFGYKMNLTDRKSVTSSLNQLLVDVQGKKEQNMVDTLAIRTMSKAVYSTENIGHYGLAFEYYSHFTSPIRRYPDVMVHRLLQHYLDGGKSASEEEYEQKCKHSSHMEQLATSSERDSIKYMQVKFMQDHQDEEFVGVISGVTEWGIYVEIISNKCEGMVRLRDIKGDHYEFDQDSYSVIGQKSGNQITLGDEVVVKVKEADLVKKHLDFTLVGVKEGLHQ, from the coding sequence ATGAATAAGAAGAAGAGAAGGAGAGGACCAGGAAAAATAACAAACCTCTCAGAAAGAATACTAAAAATTCTAAAAGCAGATCATCACAAAACTTACAATTACAAAAGAATAGCGGCAAAACTTGATGTAGATGATCCATCTAGCCGTAATCAAATAATCAAAAACTTACAGCAACTTAAAGCCAAAGAACAAATTGTAGAAGAGGGACGTGGCCAGTTTAAGATTGCAGCAAATAAAAACTACCACACTGGTATACTGGATGTATCTGGTAAAGGTGGTGGTTATGTGATGGTAGATGATCTTGAGCAAGACATCTATGTACCACCACATCACTTAAATAAAGCACTTAATGGTGACGAGGTTGAGGTATATATATACCGCCAGCGCCGTAGTAAGAAACACGAAGGTGAGATCACGAAAATCATCAAGCGTAAAACTGAAGAATTTGTAGGGGTTGTAAAACTCCAGAAAAAGTTTGCCTTTGTACTTACATCTGAGTCTAACAAGATGTATACAGACATCTTTGTACCCCTTAAAAAAATAGGTGATGCACAAGATGGTGATAAAGTAGTGGTAACCATAGAAGACTGGCCAGAAAAAGCAGACTCTCCTTATGGTAAAATCACAAAAGTACTTGGTAAACCTGGTGAGCATAACACAGAGATACACTCTATACTTGCACAATATGGATTGCCATACGAGTTTCCAAAAGAGGTAGAAGAGTATGCAAATAAGATAGATACTTCTATAAAAGAAGAGGAGATTGCAAAGCGTCGTGATATGCGTGACGTACTCACATATACCATAGATCCAAAGGATGCAAAAGACTTTGACGATGCATTAAGTTTCCAAAAACTAGAAAATGGTAATTATGAAGTAGGAGTGCATATTGCAGATGTAAGCCACTACCTCGTACCAGATACTATACTAGATGATGAGGCTTATGAGCGTGCAACCTCTGTATATCTTGTAGATAGAGTAGTACCTATGTTACCAGAAATATTGAGTAATGGTGCGTGTTCTCTACGTCCTAATGAAGAAAAGTATACCTTCTCTGCTGTATTTGAGATGGTACCAGAAACTTCAAAAATTGTAAATTCTTGGTTTGGACGTACAGTTACTTACAGTGATGCGCGTTTTGCTTATGAAGAAGCACAGGCCATTATAGAGAGTAGATCTAATATTATTCCAGCGGCGGTATCACTTACTGGTGAAGAATATACAGTTACAAATGAGCTTGTAGAAGCAACTTTAGAACTAGATAGACTCGCAAAAATTATGCGCCGCCAGCGTATGAAGGATGGAGCAATTTCTTTTGATAAGGTAGAGGTTAAGTTTAACCTTGATGATGATGCAAACCCTACAGGAGTTTTCTTTAAAACATCAAAAGATGCAAATAAACTCATAGAAGAGTTTATGCTACTTGCAAACAGAAAAGTATCTGAATTTATAGGTAAACAACGACCTAAAAAGACCTTTGTATACCGTATACACGACGAGCCTAATGATGAGAAGCTTGCCTCTCTTGAGAAGGTGGTAGGTAAATTTGGTTATAAAATGAACCTCACAGATCGTAAAAGTGTAACCTCTTCTCTTAACCAGTTACTCGTAGATGTACAAGGTAAAAAGGAGCAAAATATGGTAGACACACTTGCCATACGTACTATGAGTAAAGCCGTTTACAGTACAGAAAATATAGGTCACTACGGTCTTGCTTTTGAGTATTACAGTCACTTTACCTCACCTATACGTCGTTATCCAGATGTAATGGTACACCGTTTATTACAACATTATCTAGATGGTGGTAAGTCTGCTAGTGAAGAAGAGTATGAACAAAAATGTAAACACTCATCTCATATGGAGCAACTTGCTACAAGCTCAGAACGTGATAGCATAAAGTATATGCAAGTCAAGTTTATGCAAGATCATCAAGATGAAGAGTTTGTGGGTGTAATCTCTGGAGTGACAGAGTGGGGAATCTATGTTGAGATTATCTCAAATAAGTGTGAAGGTATGGTGCGCTTGCGTGACATAAAAGGAGATCACTATGAATTTGATCAAGATAGCTACTCGGTCATAGGGCAGAAGTCTGGTAACCAAATTACCCTAGGAGACGAGGTAGTAGTAAAAGTAAAAGAAGCAGATCTTGTTAAGAAACATCTTGACTTTACACTTGTGGGTGTGAAAGAAGGGTTGCATCAATAA
- a CDS encoding head GIN domain-containing protein — MKTIVTFIAILITSISFAQSPITKNVGDFTEVKVYDRIVVNLVKSTENKVIITGEDVSQVNVVNKDGTLKIKMDLDLIFDGNKTFVYVHYNNLEVIDGNEGAVITSNELIEQDKIEIKMQEGARVKVGLQVREALLRAVTGGIIEASGQATVQRVKVNTGGIYEGRNLETETAEIFVQAGGEVEAYASKMADLTIRAGGDIVIYGNPAEVKKHRTFGGRIKIM, encoded by the coding sequence ATGAAAACAATAGTAACATTTATAGCCATACTTATAACGAGTATTTCTTTTGCTCAAAGTCCTATCACAAAAAATGTAGGAGATTTTACAGAAGTAAAAGTATATGATCGTATTGTGGTAAACCTTGTAAAGTCTACAGAGAATAAGGTGATAATTACTGGTGAAGACGTAAGCCAGGTTAATGTGGTAAACAAGGATGGAACCCTTAAGATTAAAATGGATCTAGATCTCATTTTTGATGGTAACAAGACCTTTGTTTACGTGCATTATAATAATCTTGAAGTTATAGATGGTAATGAAGGAGCTGTTATTACCTCAAACGAGCTTATAGAACAAGACAAGATTGAGATTAAGATGCAAGAAGGAGCTCGCGTTAAAGTAGGTTTACAAGTGCGAGAAGCCCTTTTAAGAGCTGTTACAGGAGGTATTATAGAAGCGAGTGGTCAAGCAACGGTACAGAGAGTAAAAGTAAATACAGGTGGTATCTATGAGGGTCGTAACCTAGAGACAGAAACTGCAGAGATATTTGTACAAGCTGGAGGAGAGGTAGAGGCTTATGCGAGTAAAATGGCAGACCTTACCATACGCGCCGGTGGTGACATCGTGATTTATGGTAATCCTGCAGAGGTAAAGAAGCATCGCACTTTTGGAGGGCGTATCAAAATTATGTAA
- a CDS encoding LysE family translocator, whose product MFEDLHTAIPLGFFLAFLIGPVFFVLLETAATKGFRAALSFDIGVIIADIIFIMVAYLSSYQLLENLSNQPGLYVFGGAILIVYGLTIYLKKPTRDALDPNRAKVKKGGYLQLFIKGFLLNFINIGVLVFWLGILIIIGPTVENDGERLLGFFIGMIGAYFITDLGKIILAKQLKRYLTPRRIFKLKKVLGLVLIVCGLVLVTKGFVPSDEFNIQQEMERFQEIPEITPDSIT is encoded by the coding sequence ATGTTTGAAGACTTACACACGGCCATTCCCCTAGGATTTTTCCTAGCGTTCTTAATAGGGCCTGTGTTTTTTGTGTTGCTTGAGACGGCTGCTACAAAAGGTTTTAGAGCTGCTCTAAGTTTTGATATAGGTGTAATCATAGCAGACATTATTTTTATAATGGTTGCTTATTTAAGTAGTTATCAATTGCTAGAAAACTTAAGTAATCAGCCAGGTCTCTATGTTTTTGGTGGTGCTATTTTAATTGTTTACGGTCTTACCATTTATCTAAAAAAACCTACACGAGATGCCCTAGATCCTAATAGAGCAAAGGTCAAAAAAGGGGGATATCTACAACTTTTTATAAAAGGTTTCTTACTTAATTTTATAAATATAGGAGTGCTTGTTTTTTGGCTAGGTATCTTAATAATAATAGGCCCTACTGTAGAAAATGATGGAGAGCGCCTTCTTGGGTTTTTTATCGGGATGATAGGTGCTTACTTTATTACAGACTTAGGTAAGATTATTCTAGCAAAACAACTTAAGAGATATCTTACTCCACGTAGAATTTTTAAACTAAAAAAGGTTTTAGGTCTTGTTCTTATAGTTTGTGGTCTTGTACTAGTTACTAAGGGTTTTGTACCCTCAGACGAGTTTAATATACAACAAGAGATGGAGCGTTTTCAAGAAATCCCAGAGATTACGCCAGATAGCATTACCTAG
- the folB gene encoding dihydroneopterin aldolase — MGKIRVTNIRAYAYHGCLSEETAIGSDYRVDVEIEADLSKSAQTDTLSHTVDYVLLNRIVKEEMAIPSALLETVCERILVRFFNEEALIQVATVAVSKVNPPIGGDVEMVTVERTKTR; from the coding sequence ATGGGAAAAATAAGAGTAACAAATATACGTGCCTATGCATATCACGGTTGCCTCTCTGAAGAGACAGCCATAGGATCTGATTATAGAGTAGATGTAGAAATTGAGGCAGATTTATCTAAAAGCGCTCAAACAGACACGCTATCTCACACGGTAGATTATGTGTTGCTTAACCGTATTGTTAAGGAAGAAATGGCAATACCCTCTGCCCTACTTGAGACCGTTTGCGAGCGTATATTGGTACGATTTTTTAATGAGGAAGCACTCATACAAGTAGCAACAGTCGCAGTATCTAAGGTAAATCCTCCTATAGGTGGCGATGTAGAAATGGTTACAGTAGAGCGTACTAAAACCCGTTAA
- a CDS encoding zinc ribbon domain-containing protein: MKTLNYTCPKCANTTYSIGQMRATGSFLTKLLNMQTEKYSTVTCKNCSYTEFYKAKTSALSNIFDLFGA; encoded by the coding sequence ATGAAAACACTCAACTATACCTGTCCAAAATGTGCAAATACAACTTATAGCATAGGGCAAATGAGAGCTACTGGTAGCTTTCTGACTAAATTACTCAATATGCAAACCGAAAAATACAGTACGGTTACTTGCAAGAACTGCTCATATACGGAGTTCTATAAAGCAAAAACTAGTGCGCTGAGTAATATTTTTGATCTCTTTGGAGCATAG
- a CDS encoding glutamine--tRNA ligase/YqeY domain fusion protein, translating to MTEEHKSLNFLEQIVEEDLKGSYSKEDLRFRFPPEPNGYLHIGHCKAICISFGLGEKYGAPVNLRFDDTNPAKEEQEYVDAIKEDVSWLGYQWDKVCFSSDYFQQLYDWTIELIKDGKAYVDSQSSEAMAEQKGTPTQPGVPGPYRDRTVEENLDLFARMKAGEFKEGEHVLRAKIDMAHVNMLMRDPIIYRVLHKDHHRTGSDWCIYPMYDWTHGESDYIEQISHSLCSLEFKPHRELYDWFLDQVYTGKDLRPKQREFARLNLNYTIMSKRKLLKLVEEGVVTGWDDPRMPTISGLRRRGYTPASIRNFIDAVGVAKRENVIDVALLEFHIRQDLNRTAPRVMAVLDPVKLVITNYPEGKEEWLDAENNPEDESAGERKVPFSKELYIEREDFKENAGSKYFRLTTGKEVRLKNAYIIKGEEVIKDADGNITEIHCTYDPESRSGSGTEASKRNVKGTLHWVSIQHAIKAEVRLFDRLFSDENPDGHEDKDFMEFINPNSLTTITGYLEPSLKDVEVGDLFQFQRKGYFNVDKDSTPSHLVFNRTVGLRDSWAKIKPKQASQKNKNAPKPQQQQASALSTINKLGKKLANLPEEKRLTTVADIQKLAAQLTEEEVKGFFNTAAKKVGTRLAGMESLYAFAKAQNKTIKDIEGAEAFVEKAREDNNELLQEAASRF from the coding sequence ATGACAGAAGAACATAAATCATTAAATTTTTTAGAGCAAATCGTCGAAGAAGATCTTAAAGGGTCTTATTCTAAAGAAGATTTACGCTTTAGATTTCCACCAGAGCCTAATGGGTATTTACACATAGGACACTGTAAGGCTATATGTATAAGTTTTGGACTAGGGGAGAAGTATGGTGCACCGGTAAACTTACGTTTTGACGATACAAACCCAGCCAAAGAAGAGCAAGAGTATGTAGATGCCATTAAGGAAGATGTCTCGTGGTTAGGATACCAGTGGGATAAAGTATGTTTTTCTAGTGATTACTTCCAGCAATTATACGACTGGACTATCGAGCTCATTAAAGATGGAAAGGCCTATGTAGACTCACAATCTAGTGAAGCAATGGCAGAGCAAAAGGGCACACCTACACAACCTGGTGTACCTGGACCTTATCGTGATCGCACGGTAGAAGAAAACTTAGACCTCTTTGCAAGAATGAAGGCAGGAGAGTTTAAAGAAGGAGAACACGTACTACGTGCAAAGATTGATATGGCACACGTAAATATGTTAATGCGTGACCCTATTATCTACAGAGTGCTACATAAAGATCACCACCGTACTGGTAGTGACTGGTGTATTTACCCTATGTATGACTGGACACACGGAGAGAGCGATTATATAGAACAAATATCACATAGTTTATGCTCACTTGAGTTTAAGCCTCACAGAGAGTTGTACGACTGGTTTCTTGACCAAGTTTATACAGGCAAAGACTTACGACCTAAACAAAGAGAGTTTGCACGCCTTAACCTCAACTATACCATTATGAGCAAGCGCAAGCTGCTTAAACTGGTAGAAGAAGGTGTTGTAACTGGCTGGGATGACCCACGTATGCCTACTATCTCTGGTTTACGTCGTCGTGGGTATACTCCTGCTTCTATACGTAACTTTATAGATGCAGTAGGTGTTGCAAAGCGTGAGAATGTGATAGATGTAGCGCTATTAGAATTTCATATACGTCAAGACTTAAATCGTACAGCACCACGAGTGATGGCAGTTCTTGATCCTGTAAAACTGGTGATTACAAATTATCCAGAAGGAAAAGAAGAGTGGCTAGATGCAGAAAATAATCCAGAAGATGAGAGTGCAGGTGAGCGTAAAGTTCCTTTTAGTAAAGAGCTGTACATAGAGCGTGAAGATTTTAAAGAAAATGCTGGTAGTAAATACTTTAGACTTACTACGGGTAAAGAAGTACGTCTCAAAAATGCATATATCATAAAGGGTGAAGAAGTCATAAAAGATGCAGATGGAAACATCACAGAGATACATTGTACCTATGACCCAGAGAGTAGATCTGGAAGTGGTACAGAAGCTTCTAAGCGCAATGTAAAGGGAACACTTCACTGGGTATCTATACAACACGCTATTAAGGCAGAGGTGCGCTTATTTGATAGACTTTTTAGTGATGAAAATCCAGATGGTCACGAAGACAAGGATTTTATGGAATTTATAAATCCTAATAGTTTAACAACCATTACAGGCTACCTTGAGCCTAGTCTCAAAGATGTTGAGGTAGGTGACTTATTTCAGTTTCAGCGCAAGGGATATTTTAATGTAGATAAGGACAGTACCCCATCACATCTTGTTTTTAATAGAACGGTAGGTTTACGTGATTCTTGGGCAAAAATTAAGCCTAAGCAAGCCTCACAAAAAAATAAAAATGCACCAAAACCTCAGCAGCAACAAGCATCTGCATTGAGTACCATAAATAAACTAGGTAAGAAGCTAGCAAATCTTCCAGAGGAGAAGCGTCTTACTACAGTAGCAGATATTCAAAAACTAGCAGCCCAGCTTACAGAAGAAGAGGTAAAAGGATTCTTTAACACTGCGGCAAAAAAGGTAGGAACTCGTCTTGCGGGTATGGAGAGTTTATACGCTTTCGCGAAAGCGCAAAACAAAACCATTAAAGATATAGAAGGTGCAGAAGCATTTGTCGAAAAAGCAAGAGAAGATAATAATGAGTTGCTGCAAGAAGCGGCTAGTAGATTTTAA
- a CDS encoding YtxH domain-containing protein — MSKSSNTLLALVLGGAIGAAAGILYAPDKGTKTRKDLSKKAKKEQEKLVKQLKETRESLTDNAQQAKLSFEEKLNSTISTASHKADDVIATLETKLAELRLQNAKLQKDATVEKAKVKTEKALS; from the coding sequence ATGAGTAAGTCAAGTAATACATTATTAGCTTTAGTTCTAGGTGGTGCAATAGGCGCAGCGGCAGGAATTCTTTATGCTCCAGATAAAGGAACTAAAACTAGAAAAGACCTTTCTAAAAAGGCTAAAAAAGAACAAGAAAAGCTGGTAAAACAACTTAAAGAGACTAGAGAGTCACTTACAGATAATGCACAACAGGCAAAATTATCTTTTGAAGAAAAACTTAACAGTACCATCTCTACCGCAAGCCATAAAGCAGATGATGTTATTGCTACACTAGAGACAAAGCTTGCAGAGTTAAGACTGCAAAACGCAAAGTTGCAAAAGGATGCAACCGTCGAAAAAGCAAAGGTAAAAACAGAAAAAGCGTTATCATAA
- a CDS encoding phage holin family protein: MAFEKLTDNLKGLTDNGQQYAKVTAEYYKLSLFKNGMRGLVSAANMAIRATFGLLALLFLSIGLAIVIGDALDSASKGYFIVGGIYIVIFLLVFLFAGKPLERMLLTKYSKMAFSDDSFKETPSAGASMPIKNKIDESI, translated from the coding sequence ATGGCTTTTGAAAAGTTAACAGATAATCTAAAAGGACTTACAGATAACGGGCAACAGTATGCTAAGGTAACTGCAGAGTACTATAAACTCTCATTGTTTAAAAATGGGATGAGAGGCCTAGTAAGTGCTGCAAATATGGCAATTAGAGCTACTTTTGGTCTACTTGCTCTACTATTTTTATCTATTGGTCTTGCCATCGTTATAGGTGATGCTTTAGATAGTGCTAGTAAAGGATACTTTATAGTGGGTGGTATATATATTGTCATTTTCTTACTAGTATTCTTATTTGCAGGAAAACCACTTGAGCGTATGTTACTTACAAAGTATAGTAAAATGGCCTTTAGCGATGATTCTTTTAAGGAAACACCTTCTGCGGGAGCCTCTATGCCTATAAAAAACAAGATAGATGAGAGTATATAA
- a CDS encoding DUF6327 family protein: MRVYNNFDQIEHDLKILKLKRQISEEEVRLNVNGAKTGMSSGLSPVSSIGNLVGSLVQKAVVAKLLSAIFGYKRVKEVDKKGEYKA, translated from the coding sequence ATGAGAGTATATAATAACTTTGACCAGATAGAACACGATCTTAAAATCCTTAAACTTAAGAGACAAATAAGTGAGGAGGAAGTAAGACTTAATGTAAATGGAGCAAAGACTGGAATGAGCTCTGGCCTGTCTCCAGTTTCTTCTATAGGTAATCTTGTAGGCTCACTGGTACAAAAGGCAGTAGTAGCAAAATTACTTAGTGCAATCTTTGGCTACAAGCGCGTTAAGGAAGTAGATAAAAAAGGAGAATATAAAGCGTAG
- a CDS encoding SPFH domain-containing protein, with the protein MSQVILPVLIVFTLFVLISAFFMVKQQTAAVVERFGKFVGVRNSGLQFKIPLIDKIAGRINLKIQQLDVVVETKTKDDVFVRLKISVQFQVVKDQVYDAFYKLENPGDQITSYVFDVVRAEVPKMKLDDVFERKDDIAIAVKRELNEAMSNYGFDIIKTLVTDIDPDLQVKAAMNRINAAEREKVAAEFEAEADRIKIVAKARAEAESKRLQGQGIADQRREIARGLEESVDVLNNVGINSQEASALIVVTQHYDTLQSMGEQTNSNLILMPNSPQAGSNMLNDMITSFVASNQIGEQMKKENEAKGIINKKNRDSQED; encoded by the coding sequence ATGAGTCAAGTTATTCTTCCTGTACTAATAGTCTTTACACTATTTGTATTAATCTCTGCTTTCTTTATGGTAAAACAACAAACCGCTGCTGTAGTCGAGCGTTTTGGGAAATTTGTAGGGGTACGTAATTCTGGATTACAATTTAAAATACCACTAATAGATAAAATTGCGGGGCGCATCAACCTAAAAATTCAACAACTAGATGTTGTGGTAGAAACAAAAACAAAAGATGACGTTTTTGTAAGACTTAAAATCTCTGTACAATTTCAAGTAGTAAAAGATCAAGTATATGATGCCTTTTACAAATTAGAAAATCCAGGAGATCAAATTACTTCATACGTATTTGACGTAGTACGTGCAGAGGTGCCTAAAATGAAACTAGATGACGTTTTTGAGCGTAAAGATGATATTGCCATTGCGGTAAAGCGTGAGCTTAACGAAGCAATGTCTAACTATGGTTTTGACATCATTAAAACACTTGTAACAGACATTGATCCAGATTTACAGGTTAAGGCAGCTATGAACCGAATTAATGCAGCAGAACGCGAAAAAGTGGCTGCAGAGTTTGAAGCAGAAGCAGACCGTATTAAGATTGTAGCAAAAGCACGTGCAGAAGCAGAGTCTAAGCGTTTACAAGGACAAGGTATTGCAGACCAGCGTAGAGAGATTGCTCGTGGTCTTGAAGAGTCTGTAGATGTATTAAATAATGTGGGGATCAATTCTCAAGAGGCATCTGCTCTTATTGTTGTAACACAACACTATGATACTTTACAATCTATGGGTGAGCAAACTAACTCAAACCTTATACTTATGCCTAACTCACCACAGGCGGGTAGTAATATGCTTAATGATATGATTACCTCATTTGTAGCTTCAAATCAAATAGGTGAGCAAATGAAAAAAGAAAATGAAGCAAAAGGAATCATAAACAAGAAAAATAGAGATTCTCAAGAAGATTAA
- the gltX gene encoding glutamate--tRNA ligase → MSQNVRVRFAPSPTGPLHIGGVRTALFNYLFAKKHGGTFILRIEDTDQNRYVAGAEDYIRESLDWCGISYDEGPTKDGGYGPYRQSERKDMYHTYAQQLIDSGNAYYAFDTAESLDAHRKDHEANGKTFIYNWHNRLKLDNSLVLSQEETKQRIADGDNYVIRFKSPQDEVLKLQDEIRGEMEIDTNILDDKILFKSDGMPTYHLANIVDDHLMEISHVIRGEEWLPSLALHVLLYRALGWTAPKFAHLPLILKPVGKGKLSKRDGDKLGFPVFPLQWEDPKSNEISSGYREDGYFAEAVVNMLAFLGWNPGTEQEIFSLEELIAAFDLKRVNKGGAKFDPEKTKWFQQQYMQEIPVATIATAFSSLLTEKGVEATEGYTTQVVTLIKERAVFVEDLWTLGSYFFTAPTTFDEKASKKAWKEGTTAIMEEVKIILNGVDNFTTIEAQTALKAWIVNSELGFGKVMQPFRLSLVGAMQGPDVFDIAATIGKEETLRRIDYAIATLG, encoded by the coding sequence ATGTCTCAAAATGTTAGAGTGCGATTTGCACCTTCACCTACTGGGCCATTGCACATCGGTGGTGTGCGCACGGCGCTTTTTAATTACTTATTTGCAAAGAAACACGGAGGTACTTTTATCTTACGTATAGAAGATACAGATCAAAATCGCTATGTAGCTGGAGCCGAAGATTACATACGTGAGAGTCTAGACTGGTGCGGTATCTCTTATGATGAGGGACCTACAAAAGATGGAGGTTACGGACCATATAGACAAAGTGAGCGTAAGGATATGTATCATACCTATGCACAGCAGCTTATAGATTCTGGTAATGCTTACTATGCTTTTGACACGGCAGAGAGCCTAGATGCTCACCGAAAAGATCACGAGGCAAACGGTAAAACTTTTATATATAACTGGCATAACCGTCTTAAACTAGATAATTCACTTGTACTCTCTCAAGAAGAAACTAAGCAGCGTATTGCAGATGGTGATAACTATGTGATACGTTTTAAATCTCCTCAAGATGAAGTTTTAAAACTTCAAGATGAGATACGTGGTGAGATGGAGATAGATACAAACATACTAGATGATAAGATTTTATTTAAGTCTGATGGTATGCCTACCTATCACCTAGCAAATATTGTAGATGACCACCTTATGGAAATCTCTCACGTAATACGCGGTGAGGAGTGGTTACCATCTCTTGCTTTACACGTATTGTTATACAGAGCATTAGGATGGACAGCTCCAAAATTTGCACACTTACCGCTTATCCTGAAACCAGTGGGTAAAGGAAAGTTAAGTAAGCGCGATGGAGATAAACTAGGTTTTCCAGTATTTCCGCTACAATGGGAAGATCCTAAGAGTAATGAGATCTCTTCTGGGTATAGAGAAGATGGATACTTTGCAGAGGCTGTAGTAAATATGCTTGCCTTTTTAGGATGGAATCCAGGTACAGAGCAAGAAATCTTTAGCCTTGAAGAGCTTATTGCCGCCTTTGACCTTAAGCGTGTTAATAAAGGTGGAGCCAAATTTGATCCAGAAAAAACAAAGTGGTTCCAGCAGCAGTATATGCAAGAAATACCCGTAGCAACTATTGCAACAGCTTTCTCTTCATTACTCACTGAGAAAGGTGTTGAGGCTACAGAAGGATATACTACACAGGTTGTAACACTTATAAAAGAGCGTGCTGTCTTTGTAGAAGATCTTTGGACCTTAGGTAGCTACTTCTTTACAGCTCCTACTACCTTTGATGAAAAAGCATCAAAAAAAGCCTGGAAAGAAGGGACGACCGCTATTATGGAAGAAGTAAAAATCATACTTAATGGTGTAGATAACTTTACAACTATAGAGGCACAAACAGCTCTTAAAGCTTGGATAGTAAATAGTGAACTAGGATTTGGTAAAGTAATGCAACCTTTTAGGCTTTCGCTAGTGGGAGCTATGCAGGGACCAGATGTTTTTGATATTGCAGCTACTATAGGAAAAGAAGAAACATTGCGACGTATAGATTATGCTATCGCTACGCTAGGATAA